In Topomyia yanbarensis strain Yona2022 chromosome 2, ASM3024719v1, whole genome shotgun sequence, one DNA window encodes the following:
- the LOC131679342 gene encoding thioredoxin-like protein 1, producing MVNALSSSGGHLVSDCDEQLIISSTFNQLVKISAINFKAPLSHGPKKVRIFINQPSTIDFDMAESQVSVQDLVLGQKDLVSGSPIPLHFVKFQNVQNAQLFVKDNHSGDETTIIDHLAFIGSPIATTKMDDFQRVAGKKNESH from the coding sequence ATGGTGAATGCGCTCAGTTCCAGCGGTGGTCATCTGGTGTCCGATTGTGACGAACAGTTGATCATTTCGAGTACCTTCAATCAGCTGGTCAAAATCAGTGCCATCAATTTCAAAGCACCGCTCTCTCACGGACCGAAAAAGGTGAGAATCTTTATCAATCAACCAAGCACCATCGATTTCGATATGGCCGAATCGCAAGTTTCGGTGCAGGATCTGGTACTGGGGCAGAAGGATCTTGTGTCGGGATCGCCGATTCCGTTGCACTTCGTTAAATTTCAGAACGTGCAGAATGCGCAGCTGTTCGTGAAGGATAACCATTCTGGTGACGAGACGACCATTATCGATCATTTGGCCTTCATCGGGTCACCGATTGCAACGACTAAGATGGATGATTTCCAGCGGGTGGCTGGGAAGAAGAATGAAAGCCACTAG